The genomic segment CAAGCATAGCTCCCGGCGATAAAGGGAGCCGCAGCTTCGGCTGCTTCATCCGGCTGCTGAGGCCAGCCGCCAAATAAATGCCTGACACCTTCATCGCGAATCGCCTCCCTACTTTTCGCACGAAACGCTGCCCGTACCTTTATTAGCTCGGAAGCGATGCTTAAGGCAATTTCGTACGGTCCCTCTGCCTCTATCGAAAGCCCGATCGGTGCATAAACATTTTCAGGAAGCGTCCCTTCGCCAAATAACTGCTTAATCCGCTTACGCGAGCCCATAACGCCGATGTATATCGCGCGCGCCTCCAATGCCAGCTGAATCAGTTGATAATCGTAGTGGAGTTGATGGCTGCATACGATGAAAAAGTCATTTTTATTAAATTGCAGCTTGGAGGCAAGCTCCTCAGGCTTTCCAGTTACTCTCGCCACATTAAACCAGCTATTATCCTCATTTTCCGTACTGATATGTGTACGCCAATCCGCCACAGCCACATGAAATCCGCAGCCTGGAAGCATCGTGCAAAGCGCCTCTGCATCCGGTCCTGCCCCAAACACAATCGCCCGTGGTCGCGGCTCCAGCTTCGTCGAAAATGTCCCCGCCTCTTCTACAAGCTCAGCTCCAGCTTTCCAGCTATTGCGGGATTCGCTTGCCGCTGAGGCAGGCCCTAATCTATAAACGATGCCGGTGCAATTGCCATTTCCAGCCTTCGGCCAGCTTCGATCCAATACAACCGCTTCTCCTGCCCGAAGCCTCTCTCTGGCTTGAAGCAGCTGATTTCTGAGTGCTGTCGTTACAGGCTCAAGCAGCACATGGATAATGCCGCCACAGCCGATCGTATCGCCCCACATGATGTCCTCTTCCGGCTGCATATTATAGATGATGATTTCAAAAGCTTCGGCAGAGCACACGCGGCTAACCCGCTCCTGTAGATCTGCCTCCAGGCAGCCTGGGCTAATACTGCCCGTCTTCGTTCTATCCAGCCTCAGCAGCATGGCTGCCCCTTCCTTGCGGTAAGCATGGCCCTCTACTCGTATAATCGTTGCAAGCGCGGCCGGCTGCTCAAGCTTCACAATTGAATCCAGCACTTCGTGCATATCCACAAGCAGCCACCGCCTCTTTTTTTAAAACGTTATGATGAAATCAAGTTCTGGCCTACAGCCAAAATGCTACAGCCTTGCCAGCAGTCCCCGAAGCGAACGGTCGGCTTCCCGCAGCACAAGCGGCTTGTCAATCGTCTTCATTATGCGTTTCTCCATTACGATTTGTCCGTCAATGATGACGGTATCCACATCGCCGCGGGTTGCCGCATATACAACACGCGAGAACCAATCTGCATCATAGGATGGATACACATGAAAGTCTTCCAAATCAAGCATTTGCAAATCCGCTAGCTTGCCTTCCTCTAAGCTGCCAATATCCTCTTCCATGCCAAGCACCTTCGCGCCGCCCATCGTAGCCATCCGCAGCACAGTGCGCGCATCCATGACCGTTGGGCCATGCTTCACCTTCTGAATAAAAGCGGTCAACCGCATTTCCTGGTACATATCCAAATTGTTGTTGCACGCCGCGCCATCTGCTCCGATGCCAATATCGATGCCTTCGCGCAGCAGCTCGGGAATTTCCGCAATGCCCGATGCCAGCTTCATGTTGGAGCTGGGGCAATGGGTAACCTTAACGCCTCGCTCCTTAATAATCCGCTTCTCTTCCTCATCGAGCCAAATGCTGTGGGCCAAAATCAAATTCGGCCTTGCCAGCCCGATGTGATCCAAATAAACGACGTTGCGCTTGCCGCGTTCCGCTTCTACAATCGCGATTTCTCCCGTATTTTCGGAAGCATGGGTATGCACCTTGACCTTATATTGCTCGGATAAATCGCGTACCCCAATGAGCAGCTCCTCTGTACAAGACACAACGAACCTTGGGCAAAAAGCATATTGGATGCGGCCGTCGCCAGCGCCATTCCATTTCTCAAGCAAGTCGACGCTTTGCTGCAACGATTGCTGTGTATTTTCCTGAAGCGCCAGCGGCACTTCCGTGCCATGGTCCATCATCACCTTGCCAGAAATGGCGCGAATGCCGCTCTCTAATATCGCCTGGAACGCCGACTCGGTATGATGCACCGTCTCCATATCCAAAATCGTCGTCGTCCCGCTGCGGATCAGCTCGCCTATGCCCAGCATCGCGGAATAATAAACCGAATCGGGGCTGTGAGCTGCCTCTAGCGGCCAAATCCGCTCACGGAGCCATTCAATTAAAGCCAGATCATCTGCACGCCCACGAAATAACGTCTGGCATAGATGGATATGTGTTTGTACGAAGCCCGGCAGCACAACTTTGCCATCAGCCTCAATGATCCGATCTACTCCATCCGCCGCGATCTCCCCGCCAATCTGAGCAATACGCTTGCCGCGAATGAGCAAATCACCCGTTAAAATATCGCCACGTTCATTCATCGTCATTATCGTTGCGTTGCGAATAAGTATAGTTGTCATTGAATTGCCCTCTTTCAATCTTGAGTCATGTTTTATAACATAATAAAGCACTAAACCCGATTTATCAATAGTATATGTAATTAAACTTAACATGTTGTCTTGGGCGAATGCCTAAAACGCACGAAATACACCGCTTTCAAAGTAAAATGTGACATAGAACAGCTTCTATTGTTCGAAATTCCCCTTACAATTAATCGAAAAGCTTGCGCTATCGTTCGCCTTTTCAAGAATAATCATCAAGCGCCACTCCAGCGCCTTCCATGCGAGCCTATTGAAATAAACAGATTAATCCCCTATTATGTAACGTTCTGCCGCATAGTTCTCCTGATTCTTTAAGTCTGCTCTATTAACTGACATACAACGCTTATGTTAAAATAGGCTGAAAAAGGGGGCGTCACTGCTGGAAAAACAAAAAGTAGTAATTATAGGAGCAGGAATAGTCGGAGCCTGTATGGCTTATCAACTAGCAAAACGAAATCAGGATGTAACCGTTATTGAACGACTCCCTACCGCAGCCCGTGAAGTTACAGAAAAATCATTTGCCTGGATACATACAACACATAGGGTGGCTCCTCAGTACAGACATTTGTATGACAGTGCTTCAGAAGAATATCATGCACTGCAGCAAGAGCTATCCGAATTACAAATTCAATGGCACGGAGCATTAACGTGGGGCGATTCGAACCTAAATGAGTAAATCCGCCTTCCAAAATTAAACCGAGAGCAGATTGAGACATTGGAACCGAATTTGAAGGAGTATCCGAACGATGCGATGTTTGCCATTGATGAAGGAGCAGTTGATCCGATCGGATTAACGGAACTATTGTTAAGGAAAGCACAGGAGTACGGAGCAAAGGTACAGTTTGATACCAACGTTACACAACTGCAGCAAGAAAATTCACGCTTATTAGGCGTTCACACATCCAAGGGATTTATGGAGTCGGATGTTGTGGTATTAGCTGCGGGTACAGGCGTATCCGAGCTTTGCAATGCGTTAGGTTGCCCCATACCAGTAACGCCGTCACCTTCCATTCTGATTCGCATGAAGACCTCGAGTAAACTAATTCACACATTGATCTCAAATGCGCAGTTTGAAGCGCGTCAGCTAACCGATCATTCATTGCTAGCTGCGGAAGATTATATCGATGATTCGGAGGAAAATGGGCCCGAGGCTGTGGGCAAACGTGCCTTCGAGACGCTGCGTCGCAGCCTGAAGGGCGGGGAGCAATTGGAGCTGGAAAGCATCAAAGTAGGTTTGAGACCAATGCCAGAGGATGGCTATCCGATTGTAGGCTTTCATAATCAGATAAAGGGACTTTATGTGACGGTGATGCATTCTGCCAATACTCTGGCTCCTCTAATTTCGCGTCTGGCTGCAACTGAAATAATCAATCGAGAATCAAGATGCGAACTAGAGTTTTGTCGTATTTCCCGATTTAAGCAGTAGGGTTGTAAAAATTCCAATTTAAACTCATTTATGAATTCAACATCCAGACACATTACCCCAAATCGACGAGCTATCATAAATGTTCAGATGCTGCCTAATGTTCGGAAATTCCTTATGGCAATAAAAAAAGCATCTTTGTGTTCACATTTGTGAACACAAAGATGCTTTTGCTTGAATTTGCTTGCTGTATTCGCTAGCTTTTCTTCTCTGGCAATGGCATAAACAGCAAATTGATTGGCAAATTGCTACCGGATGCCGGCGAGAATACAATCGTTACCGCTTCTGTTGAACTTCCCGTCCGGTATAGAACACCCGCTTCACCGTTATTCGCTAGGAAGGAGTTGTTTGTCGTCAGAACAACATTGTTGTTAACGAGGAAGGCACCGCCGTAATGTCCGCCACGCGGGTTCAAGGCAATGAGCGTATTAGGCTGAACATTGAACAGCTTCACGACGTATACGACGCCATAATTTCCTTCATTGTAAATCGTTGCACCTGTAAGCTTATCGATCGTTGTAAGGCGTGTATCCACTACTTTATCGCCAAATACCATACGGCCTGGCTGTGCGCCTACTGGCTGGGTCAGGTTGATCGTACGATCAGCCTTTTCGAATGTGCCGCGAATGTGAATGCCATCCGGATCCAAGTAAGGCAGTAGTGGAAGCTCGGACAGAACATCTTTGCCGTCATCAATGATGACGTAGCTGAACTTGATTGGACCAGAGGTCGAAACATCCGCCATCATCGTCAATACGCGGTCCGGCGAAATTTTCAAATCGCTGAGCTGCTTCAAAATAAGACGGCTCTCGCCTGCTGGAATCGTTGTAATATCATTCATGACCGGATTCATGCGCGAGGTCAAATATTTGCTAATGGAAGATTTGCCTGTTGCCGATACATACAGCGCAGGACCGCCAATACCGACGCGCTGTGTCTGAACGGTCGCTTCCTGATTGGTCTCGTTCGTAGCAACGATGTACATGCGCACATTGTTTAAACGGTTGTTTACGTTATGCGACATCAAGCGAACGTTGCCTGAAGCCGAATCCGTATAATACACGCCTTCATTGACAATTCGCTCTGGACTGTTGCTGCGAAGCAGCGTCTGCTGTCCATACTCTGTCAAGGAATAAGGAATGACATCATAGTTCAGAACGGAAGATCCATTAATCGAGAAGCGCTCTCCCGGCGGCGTAAATAACATGCCAAAATCCTGCTTGGAATACAGCTCCTGATCTTCAATCATAATGGAGAGCGAATATTCATTGCTTGCCCCATGCTTGTCCGTTACTTTCAAGGTAATAGTCTGCGGGCCCGGCTCGAAAAAGCCTTGTTCCTTATTCGTCCAGCTCGTGCTCGTAATCCCATTTTCTTCGTCGCTGCTGAGGTCGGTATATTCAATCGGCTCGCCCATCAAATAGCTCGTTTTGTTAGTGACGAACTTCGCTACTGGAGGCAAATTCGGTTGAAGCACTTCAAGCGTTACCGAATATGGTTCACTCCAGACGCCATCCGAATCTTGCACCCAATGGGTTACCGTATACATGCCCGGCTGGTCAAACATCGACAAATTGCCTTCCCAACGCTCGTCCACAATGGGAGTGCTGCTGCTCGACTGGTTCGTATAAGTTACCTGTGTTTCATTTGCATAAATGACTTTAGGACTTACTGTAAAAGTTGCGACTGGCGCAATTTTAAACGTCCAAGCCAGCGTAATTTTTTTCTCCGCCTTGTTCACTTTCATCGTAATGCCCTGCGGCTGCAGCAGCGTACGAAGCGGAATCATCAGCGTTCCCTTCAAGTTGTATGGCGCTCCAGTAAACGACTGTACCGCTCCATTCACATTGTAGGAGGATTTGCCAATGGCATAACGAAGCACGTTTTTTTCTGTCGTCAGCACATACTCCTTGGCTACCTTGTCGTATACGATTTTGCCGCCGAGCCGCTCTGCGAGCGAGCGAGCCGAAACGTACGTCGTGCCTTTCAGCTCGGTTACCGGCTGCGTAGCTGTATACAGCGTGCCATTGTGATACATTTTATTCGACTTTTGAAGCAGAACGAGCTGCTCTTGACCTAGGACATTTTGCGCTGCTTCCGCCTGTTTCGGCACAGCCAAGGTAAAGACAAAAAGGAATACGAGTGCAAATAAGCTGACTTTTTTAAGCATGTGAATCTCCTTTTCCAAAATAAATTGCGATTTCTCTACATATCCGCCAAAAGTTTGGACGCAATATAATCTGAAAAGTTGCACTCCGCCTATTATTTATGACAAATATTTTAAGAAGCGTGCTTCGTTTCCTGTCGTTCTGCAGAAGAAATACGTGGCAATGCTAGCGATACCGCGCCGATGACGAAGGACAAAACGAC from the Paenibacillus sp. BIHB 4019 genome contains:
- a CDS encoding XdhC family protein — protein: MHEVLDSIVKLEQPAALATIIRVEGHAYRKEGAAMLLRLDRTKTGSISPGCLEADLQERVSRVCSAEAFEIIIYNMQPEEDIMWGDTIGCGGIIHVLLEPVTTALRNQLLQARERLRAGEAVVLDRSWPKAGNGNCTGIVYRLGPASAASESRNSWKAGAELVEEAGTFSTKLEPRPRAIVFGAGPDAEALCTMLPGCGFHVAVADWRTHISTENEDNSWFNVARVTGKPEELASKLQFNKNDFFIVCSHQLHYDYQLIQLALEARAIYIGVMGSRKRIKQLFGEGTLPENVYAPIGLSIEAEGPYEIALSIASELIKVRAAFRAKSREAIRDEGVRHLFGGWPQQPDEAAEAAAPFIAGSYAWQPGASCSIK
- a CDS encoding 5'-deoxyadenosine deaminase — its product is MTTILIRNATIMTMNERGDILTGDLLIRGKRIAQIGGEIAADGVDRIIEADGKVVLPGFVQTHIHLCQTLFRGRADDLALIEWLRERIWPLEAAHSPDSVYYSAMLGIGELIRSGTTTILDMETVHHTESAFQAILESGIRAISGKVMMDHGTEVPLALQENTQQSLQQSVDLLEKWNGAGDGRIQYAFCPRFVVSCTEELLIGVRDLSEQYKVKVHTHASENTGEIAIVEAERGKRNVVYLDHIGLARPNLILAHSIWLDEEEKRIIKERGVKVTHCPSSNMKLASGIAEIPELLREGIDIGIGADGAACNNNLDMYQEMRLTAFIQKVKHGPTVMDARTVLRMATMGGAKVLGMEEDIGSLEEGKLADLQMLDLEDFHVYPSYDADWFSRVVYAATRGDVDTVIIDGQIVMEKRIMKTIDKPLVLREADRSLRGLLARL
- a CDS encoding copper amine oxidase N-terminal domain-containing protein; the protein is MLKKVSLFALVFLFVFTLAVPKQAEAAQNVLGQEQLVLLQKSNKMYHNGTLYTATQPVTELKGTTYVSARSLAERLGGKIVYDKVAKEYVLTTEKNVLRYAIGKSSYNVNGAVQSFTGAPYNLKGTLMIPLRTLLQPQGITMKVNKAEKKITLAWTFKIAPVATFTVSPKVIYANETQVTYTNQSSSSTPIVDERWEGNLSMFDQPGMYTVTHWVQDSDGVWSEPYSVTLEVLQPNLPPVAKFVTNKTSYLMGEPIEYTDLSSDEENGITSTSWTNKEQGFFEPGPQTITLKVTDKHGASNEYSLSIMIEDQELYSKQDFGMLFTPPGERFSINGSSVLNYDVIPYSLTEYGQQTLLRSNSPERIVNEGVYYTDSASGNVRLMSHNVNNRLNNVRMYIVATNETNQEATVQTQRVGIGGPALYVSATGKSSISKYLTSRMNPVMNDITTIPAGESRLILKQLSDLKISPDRVLTMMADVSTSGPIKFSYVIIDDGKDVLSELPLLPYLDPDGIHIRGTFEKADRTINLTQPVGAQPGRMVFGDKVVDTRLTTIDKLTGATIYNEGNYGVVYVVKLFNVQPNTLIALNPRGGHYGGAFLVNNNVVLTTNNSFLANNGEAGVLYRTGSSTEAVTIVFSPASGSNLPINLLFMPLPEKKS